One window of the Deltaproteobacteria bacterium genome contains the following:
- a CDS encoding TRAP transporter small permease subunit: protein MKFWKVVDWIVDTLAAIFLLATSFILALQIFFRYILNRPLSWPLEVSLFCFVWLVWMGGVGGMREEKQIR from the coding sequence ATGAAGTTTTGGAAAGTGGTTGATTGGATTGTGGACACCCTTGCAGCTATTTTCCTCCTGGCCACTTCCTTTATCCTGGCCCTGCAGATCTTTTTTCGTTATATCTTGAACCGGCCCCTGTCCTGGCCTCTGGAGGTTTCCCTCTTCTGCTTTGTTTGGTTGGTCTGGATGGGGGGGGTTGGAGGCATGCGCGAGGAGAAGCAGATCCGG